In Populus nigra chromosome 10, ddPopNigr1.1, whole genome shotgun sequence, the following proteins share a genomic window:
- the LOC133705042 gene encoding serine/threonine-protein kinase BLUS1 gives MAHFQDQRTKSQRVQYPVDSNAYKILDEIGVGVSATVYKAICVPMNSTLVAIKCIDLDQSRADFDSVRRETKTMSLLSHPNILESHCSFTVDRHLWMVMPFMSAGSLQSIISSSFPDGLPEPCIGVVLKEILNALSYLHDQGHLHRDVKAGNILIDSNGKVKLADFGVSASIYELNTLERSSSLSCSSRMRLTDLAGTPYWMAPEVIHSHTGYSFKADIWSFGITALELAHGRPPLSHLPPSKSLIMKITKRFRFSDCHDENHKKSCRNKKFSKAFKDMVASCLDQDPSKRPSAAKLLKHSFFKNCKGLDYFVKNVLHGLPSVEERFKEAKVLSGISSQSGTDVEEEEEGDIDGDSVIQHVKTRRISGWNFNEEGFELDPVFPTDSKNDSVVRQVRFGGESIIQDKKIEFSESDGSGDLVDSAKPSILNSPAPVKEEMNQVGDHIGVNMSGVGGIVEGLNQVTMLEGLVALKRSLEEQRRHVAIIIGLLGGETDGEDQMVQMNENLKEELDIEKQKNLKLEMELEFIKIVISGAFAAASFPN, from the coding sequence ATGGCTCACTTCCAAGACCAAAGAACCAAATCCCAAAGGGTTCAATACCCAGTTGACTCAAACGCATACAAAATCTTGGACGAGATTGGTGTCGGCGTTAGTGCCACAGTTTACAAAGCAATATGCGTCCCCATGAACTCAACTCTTGTTGCAATCAAATGCATTGATCTTGATCAATCTCGAGCCGATTTTGATAGTGTCAGACGTGAAACCAAGACCATGTCACTTCTTTCACACCCTAACATTCTTGAATCCCACTGTTCTTTCACTGTTGATCGCCATCTTTGGATGGTTATGCCTTTCATGTCTGCTGGTTCTCTCCAATCCAtaatctcttcttctttccctgATGGCCTACCAGAGCCATGCATAGGTGTAGTTCTCAAGGAAATTCTAAACGCATTGTCTTATCTTCATGATCAAGGCCATTTACACAGAGATGTCAAGGCCGGCAACATCCTTATAGACTCAAATGGAAAAGTAAAGCTCGCAGATTTTGGCGTATCAGCCTCAATTTACGAGTTGAACACCCTTGAAAGGTCATCCTCATTGTCTTGCTCATCAAGAATGAGGTTAACTGATCTTGCAGGGACGCCATATTGGATGGCACCAGAGGTTATACACTCCCATACAGGTTATAGTTTCAAAGCTGATATATGGTCTTTTGGTATCACTGCATTGGAATTAGCCCATGGTCGCCCTCCTTTGTCTCACCTTCCTCCTTCAAAGTCTTTGATCATGAAGATAACAAAGAGGTTTCGGTTCTCTGATTGTCATGATGAGAATCACAAGAAAAGTTGCAGGAACAAGAAGTTCTCTAAGGCTTTTAAAGATATGGTTGCTTCTTGTCTTGACCAAGACCCTTCAAAGAGACCTTCTGCTGCAAAGCTTTTGaagcattctttttttaaaaactgtaAAGGATTAGACTATTTTGTCAAAAATGTTTTGCATGGGTTGCCTAGTGTTGAAGAAAGATTCAAAGAAGCCAAGGTTTTAAGTGGGATATCAAGCCAGAGTGGTACtgatgttgaagaagaagaggaggggGATATTGATGGTGACTCTGTGATTCAACATGTGAAGACTAGAAGGATTAGTGGCTGGAACTTCAACGAGGAAGGATTCGAGCTTGACCCAGTATTCCCTACTGACTCAAAAAATGATTCAGTTGTGAGACAGGTTCGTTTTGGAGGTGAATCCATCATTCAAGATAAGAAAATTGAGTTCAGCGAGTCAGACGGGTCAGGTGATTTAGTTGACTCGGCCAAGCCATCAATCCTGAATTCACCAGCTCCAGTTAAAGAAGAGATGAACCAAGTGGGAGATCATATTGGTGTAAATATGAGTGGTGTGGGAGGAATTGTTGAGGGTTTAAATCAAGTGACAATGTTAGAGGGTTTAGTGGCATTAAAGAGGAGTTTGGAGGAGCAGAGAAGGCATGTCGCAATTATAATTGGTCTGTTGGGAGGGGAGACTGATGGAGAAGACCAAATGGTGCAAATGAATGAGAATCTGAAGGAGGAGTTGGACATTGAGAAGCAAAAGAACTTGAAGCTGGAGATGGAATTGGAGTTTATTAAGATTGTGATTTCTGGTGCATTTGCTGCTGCTTCATTTCCTAATTGA